A section of the Candidatus Dormiibacterota bacterium genome encodes:
- the rsfS gene encoding ribosome silencing factor, with protein MTPTELAALIAAAATDRKARDVVTIDLRGKTTIADFFVICEGDTDRQVRAIADSVEEACRGAGVRPLSTAGLKDASWACLDYDAVVAHIFLPGERVFYDLEGLWQAVQSTREVG; from the coding sequence TCGCCGCGGCCGCAACCGACCGGAAGGCGCGCGACGTGGTCACCATCGACCTCCGGGGCAAGACCACCATCGCCGATTTCTTCGTGATCTGCGAGGGGGACACGGACCGGCAGGTTCGCGCCATCGCCGACAGCGTCGAGGAGGCCTGCCGGGGAGCCGGGGTGCGGCCGCTCTCGACCGCCGGGCTGAAGGACGCGTCCTGGGCCTGCCTCGACTACGACGCCGTGGTGGCCCACATCTTCCTGCCCGGCGAGCGCGTCTTCTACGACCTCGAGGGCCTCTGGCAGGCGGTGCAGAGCACCCGCGAGGTCGGCTGA